A region of Rhodamnia argentea isolate NSW1041297 chromosome 9, ASM2092103v1, whole genome shotgun sequence DNA encodes the following proteins:
- the LOC115737066 gene encoding protein arginine N-methyltransferase 7 isoform X2: MTLPGTRPSAKPLTRPSPGLAACSTLGTGLLSMMAARTMGLMDSPTCHGNNGSVTACESYLPMVKLMRKILRANDMAKSITVLNKRSDEVRVGVDIDSRADVLVSEILDSELLGEGLVPTLQHAHDMLLVENPVTVPYKAIVYGQLVESTYLWKLHDLYNNEAEISDGIHLVPAGLERIIGVKLQQHPMHCDAIKREIKLLSEPFRIFEFNFGKRPESHGETAVHVKATGSGQVNAVISWWMLQLDEEGSIHYSTAPKWITSSGAGNWCDHWKQCVWFIPGKGVPLAKDEEISLRAVHGDTSISYQLEPHQPISTGQDHNVKGGDFCLPLSPERIAIYGDAEWRHSVLNAIKTVLQRRAPSLCIIADDSVFLALLVARLSIASHIMALFPGLQDKGIHYLKAVADANGFSMDRVEFVRKKTANWTVHDTHKKTVDLLIAEPFYYGSDGMLPWQNLRFWNERTALDSLLSKDASIMPCKGLLKVCAMSLPDLWNSRRSLEKIEGFDHSMVNATLGACGDAADGGPCLPFFVWQCGEVKELSQIVTVMEFDFSRAISPCQGKAKVKFSEKGICHGLVLWIDWVMDAEYSTVVSTGPDQRYWKQGVKLLPTPVAAGFHGSTDAGEASCLIVETSFDPSNGELVIKHIPS; encoded by the exons ATGACGCTCCCCGGAACAAGGCCTTCCGCGAAGCCATTGACAAGGCCATCACCAGGCCTTGCCGCGTGCTCGACATTGG GAACTGGCTTGTTATCAATGATGGCTGCTCGGACGATGGGTTTGATGGATTCTCCAACATGCCATGGTAATAATGGATCAGTAACAGCTTGCGAGTCTTACCTTCCCATGGTGAAATTGATGCGGAAGATTTTGCGTGCTAATGATATGGCAAAGAGTATAACTGTCCTCAACAAGCGTTCTGATGAAGTCAGAGTTGGGGTAGATATTGATTCACGTGCTGATGTTCTG GTTAGTGAGATACTTGACTCAGAGTTACTGGGCGAAGGATTAGTACCAACCTTACAGCATGCACATGACATGCTTTTGGTGGAAAATCCAGTAACAGTTCCATACAAGGCAATCGTGTATGGCCAG CTAGTTGAAAGTACATATTTGTGGAAGCTGCATGATCTGTATAATAATGAAGCAGAAATATCAGATGGCATACATCTAGTCCCTGCTGGGTTGGAGAGGATAATAGGCGTTAAACTTCAACAACATCCGATGCACTGTGATGCAATAAAACGAGAAATAAAACTG TTGTCAGAACCcttcagaatttttgaattcaattttgggaaaCGGCCAGAGAGTCATGGTGAAACTGCAGTTCATGTAAAAGCAACCGGTAGTGGTCAAGTAAATGCTGTGATTTCCTG GTGGATGCTTCAGCTTGATGAAGAAGGGTCTATACATTATTCCACTGCTCCGAAATGGATAACTTCATCAG GTGCTGGGAATTGGTGTGACCATTGGAAACAGTGTGTTTGGTTCATTCCAGGGAAGGGGGTGCCATTAGCCAAAGACGAAGAGATTTCTTTACGTGCAGTTCATGGTGATACTAGCATTTCCTATCAACTTGAACCTCATCAGCCAATATCCACAGGACAGGATCATAACGTTAAGGGTGGAGATTTCTGTCTCCCCCTATCCCCTGAAAGAATTGCAATTTATGGAGATGCTGAATGGCGGCATTCTGTGCTAAATGCCATAAAAACTGTT CTGCAGAGAAGAGCTCCCTCACTATGCATCATTGCTGATGACAGCGTCTTTCTGGCGCTTCTGGTTGCTCGCCTTTCAATAGCATCACACATAATGGCCTTGTTTCCTGGTTTGCAAGATAAGGGTATCCATTATTTGAAAGCTGTTGCTGATGCTAATGGTTTCTCAATGGATCGTGTAGAATTCGTTAGAAAGAAAACGGCAAACTGGACTGTGCATGATACTCATAAGAAAACG GTGGACCTGCTGATTGCAGAACCATTTTATTATGGAAGTGATGGCATGCTTCCTTGGCAGAACCTTCGCTTCTG GAATGAACGGACTGCACTTGACTCTCTACTTTCCAAAGACGCCTCTATAATGCCTTGTAAAGGACTGTTAAAAGTTTGTGCTATGTCTCTCCCA GACTTATGGAACAGCCGTCGCTCTTTGGAGAAGATCGAAGGTTTTGATCATTCCATGGTAAATGCTACTTTAGGAGCATGTGGTGATGCAGCTGATGGAGGTCCTTGCCTTCCCTTTTTCGTCTGGCAGTGTGGGGAGGTTAAG GAACTCAGCCAGATAGTTACTGTCATGGAATTTGATTTCTCAAGGGCTATAAGTCCATGTCAAGGAAAAGCCAAG GTCAAGTTTAGTGAGAAAGGAATTTGCCATGGATTGGTGCTGTGGATTGATTGGGTGATGGATGCTGAATACTCCACTGTGGTTTCCACTGGCCCAG ACCAGCGATATTGGAAGCAAGGGGTGAAGCTTCTTCCCACGCCTGTGGCAGCTGGGTTCCATGGATCAACTGATGCCGGCGAAGCTTCTTGTTTGATTGTCGAAACGTCATTCGACCCATCAAATGGCGAACTTGTAATCAAGCACATTCCTTCCTAA
- the LOC115737066 gene encoding protein arginine N-methyltransferase 7 isoform X1: MAFLTPNCRLISSARLLSASPSAPRLRFAHAQAMSSCSTQRVFQLKLDPLTGNSEWVVIEEDAGETAPESLHKGLLARTSYLDMLNDAPRNKAFREAIDKAITRPCRVLDIGAGTGLLSMMAARTMGLMDSPTCHGNNGSVTACESYLPMVKLMRKILRANDMAKSITVLNKRSDEVRVGVDIDSRADVLVSEILDSELLGEGLVPTLQHAHDMLLVENPVTVPYKAIVYGQLVESTYLWKLHDLYNNEAEISDGIHLVPAGLERIIGVKLQQHPMHCDAIKREIKLLSEPFRIFEFNFGKRPESHGETAVHVKATGSGQVNAVISWWMLQLDEEGSIHYSTAPKWITSSGAGNWCDHWKQCVWFIPGKGVPLAKDEEISLRAVHGDTSISYQLEPHQPISTGQDHNVKGGDFCLPLSPERIAIYGDAEWRHSVLNAIKTVLQRRAPSLCIIADDSVFLALLVARLSIASHIMALFPGLQDKGIHYLKAVADANGFSMDRVEFVRKKTANWTVHDTHKKTVDLLIAEPFYYGSDGMLPWQNLRFWNERTALDSLLSKDASIMPCKGLLKVCAMSLPDLWNSRRSLEKIEGFDHSMVNATLGACGDAADGGPCLPFFVWQCGEVKELSQIVTVMEFDFSRAISPCQGKAKVKFSEKGICHGLVLWIDWVMDAEYSTVVSTGPDQRYWKQGVKLLPTPVAAGFHGSTDAGEASCLIVETSFDPSNGELVIKHIPS; this comes from the exons ATGGCGTTTCTGACCCCCAATTGCCGGTTGATTTCATCGGCTCGCTTGCTCTCGGCTTCTCCCTCAGCCCCTCGCTTACGATTCGCGCACGCTCAAGCCATGAGCTCGTGCTCGACTCAGAGAGTCTTCCAGCTGAAGCTCGACCCGCTCACCGGCAACTCGGAGTGGGTCGTCATCGAGGAAGACGCAGGGGAGACGGCTCCCGAGAGTCTCCACAAGGGCCTCCTGGCGAGGACATCGTATCTTGACATGCTCAATGACGCTCCCCGGAACAAGGCCTTCCGCGAAGCCATTGACAAGGCCATCACCAGGCCTTGCCGCGTGCTCGACATTGG TGCAGGAACTGGCTTGTTATCAATGATGGCTGCTCGGACGATGGGTTTGATGGATTCTCCAACATGCCATGGTAATAATGGATCAGTAACAGCTTGCGAGTCTTACCTTCCCATGGTGAAATTGATGCGGAAGATTTTGCGTGCTAATGATATGGCAAAGAGTATAACTGTCCTCAACAAGCGTTCTGATGAAGTCAGAGTTGGGGTAGATATTGATTCACGTGCTGATGTTCTG GTTAGTGAGATACTTGACTCAGAGTTACTGGGCGAAGGATTAGTACCAACCTTACAGCATGCACATGACATGCTTTTGGTGGAAAATCCAGTAACAGTTCCATACAAGGCAATCGTGTATGGCCAG CTAGTTGAAAGTACATATTTGTGGAAGCTGCATGATCTGTATAATAATGAAGCAGAAATATCAGATGGCATACATCTAGTCCCTGCTGGGTTGGAGAGGATAATAGGCGTTAAACTTCAACAACATCCGATGCACTGTGATGCAATAAAACGAGAAATAAAACTG TTGTCAGAACCcttcagaatttttgaattcaattttgggaaaCGGCCAGAGAGTCATGGTGAAACTGCAGTTCATGTAAAAGCAACCGGTAGTGGTCAAGTAAATGCTGTGATTTCCTG GTGGATGCTTCAGCTTGATGAAGAAGGGTCTATACATTATTCCACTGCTCCGAAATGGATAACTTCATCAG GTGCTGGGAATTGGTGTGACCATTGGAAACAGTGTGTTTGGTTCATTCCAGGGAAGGGGGTGCCATTAGCCAAAGACGAAGAGATTTCTTTACGTGCAGTTCATGGTGATACTAGCATTTCCTATCAACTTGAACCTCATCAGCCAATATCCACAGGACAGGATCATAACGTTAAGGGTGGAGATTTCTGTCTCCCCCTATCCCCTGAAAGAATTGCAATTTATGGAGATGCTGAATGGCGGCATTCTGTGCTAAATGCCATAAAAACTGTT CTGCAGAGAAGAGCTCCCTCACTATGCATCATTGCTGATGACAGCGTCTTTCTGGCGCTTCTGGTTGCTCGCCTTTCAATAGCATCACACATAATGGCCTTGTTTCCTGGTTTGCAAGATAAGGGTATCCATTATTTGAAAGCTGTTGCTGATGCTAATGGTTTCTCAATGGATCGTGTAGAATTCGTTAGAAAGAAAACGGCAAACTGGACTGTGCATGATACTCATAAGAAAACG GTGGACCTGCTGATTGCAGAACCATTTTATTATGGAAGTGATGGCATGCTTCCTTGGCAGAACCTTCGCTTCTG GAATGAACGGACTGCACTTGACTCTCTACTTTCCAAAGACGCCTCTATAATGCCTTGTAAAGGACTGTTAAAAGTTTGTGCTATGTCTCTCCCA GACTTATGGAACAGCCGTCGCTCTTTGGAGAAGATCGAAGGTTTTGATCATTCCATGGTAAATGCTACTTTAGGAGCATGTGGTGATGCAGCTGATGGAGGTCCTTGCCTTCCCTTTTTCGTCTGGCAGTGTGGGGAGGTTAAG GAACTCAGCCAGATAGTTACTGTCATGGAATTTGATTTCTCAAGGGCTATAAGTCCATGTCAAGGAAAAGCCAAG GTCAAGTTTAGTGAGAAAGGAATTTGCCATGGATTGGTGCTGTGGATTGATTGGGTGATGGATGCTGAATACTCCACTGTGGTTTCCACTGGCCCAG ACCAGCGATATTGGAAGCAAGGGGTGAAGCTTCTTCCCACGCCTGTGGCAGCTGGGTTCCATGGATCAACTGATGCCGGCGAAGCTTCTTGTTTGATTGTCGAAACGTCATTCGACCCATCAAATGGCGAACTTGTAATCAAGCACATTCCTTCCTAA